The proteins below are encoded in one region of Pedococcus aerophilus:
- a CDS encoding cryptochrome/photolyase family protein, protein MTRRWLFADQLGPHFDVGREGVLLVESRAALGRRRYHRQKLHLILSALRHRAAELGDSAVLLRTDTYGEALRELGEPVRVYEPTSRRAADFVSRQLESGVIEAVDPTPGFSLSRNDFQRWAGDRRRLRMEDFYRFQRQRLDLLVEGDGDPVGGRWSFDEDNREPPPKGVTHLDVPAPYRPREDEIDAQVREDLDRWERDEGLETVGRDGPRLFAVTRREALAALDRFVTQRLGAFGPHEDAMLKGDWEMAHSLLSVPLNLGLLDPVEVAERAVQAYRDGDAPLASVEGFVRQVVGWREYVWHLYWHFGPQYRSRNGLGAREPLPQWFDDLDADAVEAACLSDVLAGVRDRGWVHHIPRLMVLGNWAAQRGYDPDALTEWFQTRFVDGYDWVMPANVVGMSQYADGGAMTTKPYTSGGAYINRMSDYCGGCRYRPTVRVGDDACPFTAGYWAHLDRTADRLEGNPRMARPLQQRHRLKDLEAAVEQERVRGASPP, encoded by the coding sequence ATGACGCGACGGTGGTTGTTCGCCGACCAGCTCGGTCCGCACTTCGACGTCGGCCGTGAAGGGGTGCTCCTCGTCGAGAGCAGGGCGGCTCTGGGCCGTCGCCGCTACCACCGGCAGAAGCTGCACCTCATCCTGTCGGCCCTGCGGCACCGGGCGGCCGAGCTCGGCGACTCGGCCGTCCTCCTGCGCACGGACACCTACGGCGAGGCCCTGCGCGAGCTCGGCGAACCCGTCCGGGTCTACGAGCCGACCTCACGCAGGGCCGCCGACTTCGTCTCCCGCCAGCTCGAGTCGGGCGTGATCGAGGCGGTCGACCCGACGCCTGGGTTCTCGTTGTCCCGCAACGACTTCCAGCGCTGGGCGGGTGACCGCCGACGGCTGCGCATGGAGGACTTCTACCGGTTCCAGCGCCAGCGTCTAGACCTGCTCGTCGAGGGCGACGGCGACCCCGTCGGCGGCCGGTGGTCGTTCGACGAGGACAACCGCGAGCCCCCACCCAAGGGGGTGACGCACCTGGACGTGCCCGCGCCATACCGTCCCCGCGAGGACGAGATCGACGCGCAGGTGAGGGAGGACCTCGACCGGTGGGAGCGGGACGAGGGGCTGGAGACCGTGGGCCGAGACGGGCCGCGGTTGTTCGCCGTGACGCGGCGCGAGGCGCTCGCGGCGCTGGACCGGTTCGTCACGCAGCGGCTCGGCGCGTTCGGGCCGCACGAGGACGCCATGCTCAAGGGCGACTGGGAGATGGCGCACAGCCTCTTGTCGGTGCCGCTCAACCTCGGGCTCCTCGACCCCGTCGAGGTGGCCGAGCGGGCGGTGCAGGCGTACCGCGACGGCGACGCCCCGCTGGCCTCGGTCGAGGGATTCGTGCGGCAGGTGGTCGGCTGGCGCGAGTACGTCTGGCACCTCTACTGGCACTTCGGCCCGCAGTACCGCAGCCGCAACGGACTCGGTGCGCGGGAGCCGCTGCCGCAGTGGTTCGACGACCTGGACGCCGACGCGGTGGAGGCAGCCTGCCTCTCCGACGTCCTTGCCGGAGTGCGTGATCGCGGGTGGGTTCACCACATCCCGCGCCTGATGGTCCTCGGCAACTGGGCTGCCCAGCGCGGCTACGACCCCGACGCGCTGACGGAGTGGTTCCAGACGCGGTTCGTCGACGGGTACGACTGGGTCATGCCCGCCAACGTCGTCGGCATGAGCCAGTACGCCGACGGGGGCGCCATGACGACCAAGCCGTACACGTCCGGCGGCGCCTACATCAACCGGATGTCCGACTACTGCGGCGGCTGCCGGTACCGCCCGACGGTGCGGGTCGGCGACGACGCCTGCCCGTTCACCGCCGGCTACTGGGCACACCTCGACCGGACCGCGGACCGGCTCGAGGGCAACCCGCGTATGGCGCGTCCGCTCCAGCAGCGGCACCGGCTCAAGGACCTCGAGGCAGCCGTGGAGCAGGAGAGGGTGCGAGGCGCCTCCCCACCCTGA
- a CDS encoding malate dehydrogenase, whose protein sequence is MSTTPVKVAVTGAAGQIGYSLLFRIASGSLFGPDTPVELRLLEITPALKALEGVVMELDDCAFPTLAKVEIGDDAEKIFDGVNHALLVGARPRGPGMERGDLLEANGGIFAPQGKALNKVAADDIRVTVTGNPANTNALIAMSNAPDIGRERFSALTRLDHNRAISQLSAKLGVPVTEIKKMTIWGNHSATQYPDLFHAEVSGKNAAEAVGDQDWLAGTFIPTVAKRGAAIIEARGASSAASAASATVDHARDWTLGTPDGDWVSMSVCSDGSYGVPEGLISSFPVTVKDGQWSIVQGLEIDEFSRGKIDASVKELEEEREAVKGLGLIG, encoded by the coding sequence GTGAGCACTACCCCCGTCAAGGTCGCCGTCACCGGCGCCGCCGGCCAGATCGGCTACAGCCTCCTCTTCCGCATCGCCAGCGGCTCGCTGTTCGGCCCGGACACCCCGGTCGAGCTGCGCCTGCTCGAGATCACCCCCGCGCTCAAGGCGCTCGAGGGTGTCGTCATGGAGCTCGACGACTGTGCGTTCCCGACGCTGGCCAAGGTCGAGATCGGCGACGACGCCGAGAAGATCTTCGACGGCGTCAACCACGCCCTCCTCGTCGGCGCCCGCCCGCGCGGCCCCGGTATGGAGCGCGGTGACCTCCTCGAGGCCAACGGTGGCATCTTCGCCCCGCAGGGCAAGGCCCTCAACAAGGTCGCTGCCGACGACATCCGCGTCACCGTGACCGGCAACCCGGCCAACACCAACGCCCTCATCGCGATGAGCAACGCGCCCGACATCGGCCGCGAGCGCTTCTCCGCGCTGACCCGACTGGACCACAACCGCGCCATCTCGCAGCTGTCGGCCAAGCTCGGTGTCCCGGTGACCGAGATCAAGAAGATGACGATCTGGGGCAACCACTCCGCGACGCAGTACCCCGACCTGTTCCACGCCGAGGTCTCCGGCAAGAACGCCGCCGAGGCCGTCGGCGACCAGGACTGGCTGGCCGGCACGTTCATCCCGACCGTCGCCAAGCGCGGCGCCGCGATCATCGAGGCCCGGGGCGCGTCCTCGGCCGCCTCCGCCGCGAGCGCCACCGTCGACCACGCCCGCGACTGGACCCTCGGCACCCCCGACGGCGACTGGGTGTCGATGTCGGTCTGCTCCGATGGCTCCTACGGCGTGCCGGAGGGCCTGATCTCCTCGTTCCCCGTGACCGTCAAGGACGGCCAGTGGTCCATCGTGCAGGGCCTGGAGATCGACGAGTTCTCCCGCGGCAAGATCGACGCCTCCGTCAAGGAGCTCGAGGAGGAGCGCGAGGCCGTCAAGGGCCTGGGCCTCATCGGCTGA
- a CDS encoding DUF2867 domain-containing protein: MDTIIGSTQAAHVHAPPATVWEVVTSVGGDTGWFTPEVVWAARCGVDRLIGGPGRRRQRPDRPLRLGDRVDFWKVTALDAGRRIVLSPDTKLPGSAFLELEVLPEVGPDGAGSRLILRHGFAPDGSVGRLYGEATRFGDVALYAWMHRRLVMTAEHRAR, encoded by the coding sequence GTGGACACCATCATCGGCAGCACCCAGGCCGCGCACGTCCACGCCCCACCCGCGACCGTGTGGGAGGTCGTGACCTCGGTCGGTGGCGACACCGGCTGGTTCACGCCCGAGGTCGTCTGGGCCGCCCGGTGCGGTGTCGACCGGCTGATCGGTGGACCGGGGCGTCGCCGCCAGCGCCCGGACCGCCCGCTGCGCCTCGGGGACCGGGTCGACTTCTGGAAGGTGACGGCGCTGGACGCCGGCCGCCGGATCGTCCTGTCACCCGACACCAAGCTGCCGGGCAGCGCCTTCCTCGAGCTCGAGGTGCTCCCCGAGGTGGGCCCGGACGGCGCAGGCTCACGGCTGATCCTGCGGCACGGGTTCGCGCCCGACGGCTCCGTCGGCCGGCTCTACGGGGAGGCGACCCGGTTCGGCGACGTGGCGCTCTACGCCTGGATGCACCGGCGCCTGGTCATGACGGCCGAGCACCGCGCGCGCTGA
- a CDS encoding DUF3017 domain-containing protein, with the protein MIAPRLGWWWVATPVLVLGVVAFAFGHVRLAGFVIAGGLLVAALIRAVLPTALSGGLVVRSRVVDVVTMGLFGIALVVVTASLDLRPRG; encoded by the coding sequence GTGATCGCTCCGCGCCTGGGCTGGTGGTGGGTCGCCACCCCGGTCCTCGTGCTGGGCGTGGTGGCCTTCGCGTTCGGGCACGTGCGGCTGGCGGGGTTCGTCATCGCGGGCGGGTTGCTGGTGGCCGCGCTCATCCGGGCCGTCCTGCCGACGGCGCTCAGCGGGGGACTGGTCGTCCGCTCACGGGTGGTCGACGTCGTGACGATGGGGCTGTTCGGGATCGCGCTGGTGGTCGTCACCGCCAGCCTGGACCTGCGTCCGCGCGGCTGA
- a CDS encoding bifunctional methylenetetrahydrofolate dehydrogenase/methenyltetrahydrofolate cyclohydrolase: protein MTARILDGKAVLTTIKQELRSRVDVLRDQGVVPGLGTVLVGDDPGSHWYVNAKHKDCAEIGITSIRRDLPATATQAEVEAVIDELNADAGCTGFLVQQPTGLDEMALLSRVAPEKDVDGLHPTNLGWLALGKEAPLPCTPMGCIELLRRFDVPIAGANVVVIGRGLTVGRPLGLILTRKSENATVTLCHTGTRDLAAEVSRADIVIAAAGVPGIVTKDMVKPGAAVLDVGVSRVDGKIAGDVAPDVAEVAGWVSPNPGGVGPMTRALLLSNIVAAAERQLAVSA, encoded by the coding sequence AGGCAGTACTCACGACGATCAAGCAGGAGCTGCGCAGTCGGGTCGACGTCCTGCGCGACCAGGGCGTGGTCCCGGGACTGGGCACCGTGCTGGTCGGCGACGACCCCGGCAGCCACTGGTACGTCAACGCCAAGCACAAGGACTGCGCCGAGATCGGCATCACGAGCATCCGTCGTGACCTGCCGGCCACCGCGACCCAGGCTGAGGTCGAGGCCGTCATCGACGAGCTCAACGCCGACGCGGGGTGCACCGGGTTCCTCGTGCAGCAGCCGACCGGGCTGGACGAGATGGCCCTGCTGTCGCGGGTGGCCCCCGAGAAGGACGTCGACGGCCTCCACCCGACCAACCTCGGCTGGCTCGCCCTGGGCAAGGAGGCGCCGCTGCCGTGCACGCCGATGGGCTGCATCGAGCTGCTGCGCCGGTTCGACGTGCCGATCGCCGGTGCCAACGTCGTGGTGATCGGTCGCGGTCTCACCGTCGGTCGACCGCTCGGGCTGATCCTGACCCGCAAGAGCGAGAACGCCACGGTCACCCTCTGCCACACCGGCACCCGTGACCTCGCCGCCGAGGTCAGCCGCGCGGACATCGTCATCGCCGCAGCCGGCGTGCCCGGCATCGTCACCAAGGACATGGTCAAGCCCGGCGCTGCCGTGCTGGACGTGGGCGTCAGCCGCGTCGACGGCAAGATCGCCGGAGATGTCGCCCCCGACGTCGCCGAGGTGGCGGGCTGGGTCAGCCCCAACCCCGGCGGCGTGGGCCCCATGACGCGAGCCCTGCTGCTGTCGAACATCGTGGCCGCCGCCGAACGCCAGCTCGCGGTCTCGGCCTGA
- a CDS encoding GNAT family N-acetyltransferase, translating into MPTPDFILALRDKVGTDLLWLTGVTAVVRNDAGEVLLGRRADNGQWALVSGILEPGEQPAVGLAREIEEETGVVARIEALSSVWTLPEQGYPNGDRAQYLDLCFLARHVSGEARVNDDESLEVGWFALDGLPSPLMDRARVRLERALAFDGSTWFDTGAAEVATHPTEEGYAAVPGALAPVAARDGQRAGERDLAPLATLSAGGREVLLRRAVRTDVPAIVSLLADDVIGAGREDGRDLRGYLDAFEDVDGDPAHLLVVLEADGAVAGTMQLTFLPGLSRGGARRSQIEAVRIAPSLRGHGLGEAMLRWGIEESRRRGCSVVQLTTDKRRDDAQRFYVEKLGFVMSHEGLKLDLTTGTGATGD; encoded by the coding sequence ATGCCCACCCCGGACTTCATCCTGGCCCTGCGCGACAAGGTCGGCACCGACCTCCTCTGGCTCACCGGCGTGACCGCCGTGGTGCGCAACGACGCCGGTGAGGTGCTGCTCGGCCGTCGTGCCGACAACGGCCAATGGGCTCTGGTCAGCGGGATCCTCGAGCCCGGCGAGCAGCCCGCCGTGGGACTCGCCAGGGAGATCGAGGAGGAGACCGGCGTCGTCGCCCGCATCGAGGCGCTGAGCTCGGTGTGGACGCTGCCGGAGCAGGGGTACCCCAACGGTGACCGCGCGCAGTACCTCGACCTCTGCTTCCTCGCCCGTCACGTCTCCGGCGAGGCCAGGGTCAACGACGACGAGTCGCTGGAGGTCGGCTGGTTCGCCCTCGACGGGCTGCCGTCGCCACTGATGGACCGCGCTCGCGTGCGCCTCGAGCGAGCGCTGGCCTTCGACGGCAGCACGTGGTTCGACACCGGAGCGGCGGAGGTGGCCACTCATCCGACGGAGGAGGGGTATGCCGCCGTGCCCGGCGCCCTCGCGCCGGTCGCCGCCCGCGACGGCCAGCGGGCCGGAGAGCGCGACCTCGCGCCGCTGGCCACCCTGTCGGCCGGTGGCCGCGAGGTCCTGCTGCGTCGGGCCGTCCGCACCGACGTCCCGGCGATCGTCAGCCTCCTTGCTGACGACGTCATCGGCGCGGGCCGGGAGGACGGGCGTGACCTGCGCGGGTACCTCGACGCCTTCGAGGACGTCGACGGCGACCCTGCCCACCTGCTCGTGGTGCTCGAGGCCGACGGTGCCGTCGCGGGGACCATGCAGCTGACCTTCCTGCCCGGGCTGTCGCGCGGAGGCGCCCGACGCAGCCAGATCGAGGCGGTGCGGATCGCCCCGTCCTTGCGCGGTCACGGGCTGGGGGAGGCGATGCTGAGGTGGGGGATCGAGGAGTCCCGTCGCCGGGGCTGCTCCGTGGTGCAGCTCACGACCGACAAGCGCCGGGACGACGCGCAACGGTTCTACGTCGAGAAGCTCGGGTTCGTGATGTCCCACGAGGGGCTCAAGCTCGACCTCACGACGGGGACCGGCGCGACCGGCGACTGA